The Geodermatophilaceae bacterium NBWT11 genome has a segment encoding these proteins:
- a CDS encoding TerD family protein, which translates to MQAIELSKGANTPLAEGTPGVRCVIAWGQSEVEVDASALLLTSSGRVRNDADMVFYNQPTSEDGGVRHLGSALTEHGGQESLAIDLESLPVDVVTVALAASVASGTFADVKECILLVCDQNGSPLASHRIVGADAETAMVLGEIYRRNGSWRVRAVAQGWARGLAGLATDLGVTVADEMELDVATPQATGEPEQTPEGAGDDVIVIELAAEAAAPMAVVVEPTAPRMTPAPSLGDREVVGVRTVRAGVRTRKQPPSRVVPPALKLAGADTWGAARLFSISGVGNAAEQEKRATSALLATMMAVRPFGRGITARFGAPSGLLESYLEVPFHRGESLVVPDGVIRVQRGARLWTALLETKTGSGQLRREQIESYLDVARHEGYDAVITLSNEIAPGVNEHPVTVDRRKLAKVTLHHLSWAEVVHEAHMVLNHRGVADAGQAWLLHEFLRYVQHPRSGAAGFDDMGVAWVPVREAVAAGTLRPGDRKVPSAVDAWIRLVRQLCLRLTAELGVDVAHVLPRRLATDPDARTRAGVESLASTGRLEATLRVPGAVGTVEVVADLRTGQVLTSTRVPAPQEGTNHRRISWLVKQLADAPADLLVEAGFDGAAPPTCEQLQLVRTDAACLAPTTRVALSSFQLTRSVPMGTKRSGVRGAFIPSVISAVEDFYGYVVQPIRPWVAKAPRLPDDVVEDDSADAAATELEPAGGDRP; encoded by the coding sequence GTGCAGGCGATCGAGCTGAGCAAAGGAGCCAACACTCCACTCGCTGAGGGAACCCCTGGGGTCCGCTGCGTCATCGCCTGGGGGCAGTCCGAGGTGGAGGTTGATGCGTCGGCGCTGCTACTGACGTCCTCAGGGCGTGTGCGGAACGACGCAGACATGGTCTTTTACAACCAGCCCACGTCTGAGGACGGCGGCGTTCGCCATTTGGGTAGTGCACTCACTGAACACGGGGGCCAAGAGAGTCTGGCGATCGACCTCGAGTCGCTGCCCGTGGACGTTGTGACCGTGGCCTTGGCGGCCAGCGTTGCCTCTGGGACCTTTGCCGACGTCAAGGAGTGCATCCTGCTGGTCTGCGACCAGAACGGCAGTCCGCTCGCCTCCCACCGAATTGTCGGGGCTGACGCAGAGACGGCCATGGTGCTCGGCGAGATATACCGGCGGAATGGGTCGTGGCGGGTCCGAGCTGTGGCACAAGGATGGGCGAGGGGCCTCGCCGGACTGGCTACCGACCTGGGTGTCACGGTGGCGGACGAGATGGAACTGGACGTCGCCACCCCGCAGGCCACTGGCGAACCGGAGCAGACACCAGAGGGAGCCGGCGACGACGTCATCGTCATCGAGCTCGCCGCAGAAGCCGCTGCTCCGATGGCGGTCGTGGTGGAGCCAACGGCTCCCCGGATGACGCCCGCCCCCTCTCTGGGTGATCGCGAAGTGGTGGGGGTGCGCACGGTTCGTGCGGGCGTGCGGACGCGCAAACAGCCCCCTAGCCGAGTTGTGCCGCCGGCACTGAAGCTCGCCGGTGCCGACACGTGGGGGGCTGCTCGCTTGTTCTCCATCTCGGGGGTGGGGAACGCTGCCGAGCAGGAGAAGCGGGCCACCTCTGCGCTCTTGGCCACGATGATGGCCGTGCGCCCATTTGGTCGGGGGATCACTGCTCGATTCGGGGCTCCGTCAGGTCTCCTCGAGTCCTATCTCGAGGTCCCGTTCCACCGGGGCGAGTCGCTGGTCGTCCCCGATGGCGTCATCCGTGTCCAGCGCGGGGCGCGTCTGTGGACAGCACTGCTGGAGACCAAGACGGGGAGTGGGCAGCTCCGCCGTGAGCAGATCGAGAGCTATCTGGACGTAGCCCGACACGAGGGTTACGACGCTGTCATAACGCTGTCCAACGAGATCGCGCCCGGGGTGAATGAGCACCCGGTCACCGTTGACCGTAGAAAGCTCGCAAAGGTCACGCTCCACCACCTGTCCTGGGCAGAGGTGGTGCACGAGGCGCACATGGTCCTCAACCACCGCGGGGTGGCGGATGCCGGGCAGGCCTGGCTGCTCCATGAGTTCCTCCGTTACGTCCAGCACCCTCGGTCCGGCGCTGCCGGGTTCGACGACATGGGCGTGGCCTGGGTCCCGGTCCGCGAGGCCGTGGCCGCCGGCACGTTGCGTCCTGGTGACCGAAAGGTCCCGTCCGCTGTCGACGCCTGGATCCGGTTGGTCCGGCAGCTGTGTCTACGGCTCACCGCGGAACTCGGAGTGGACGTCGCTCACGTGCTGCCGCGACGGCTGGCGACCGACCCTGATGCCCGGACCCGCGCGGGGGTGGAGTCGTTGGCCAGCACCGGACGCCTGGAGGCCACGCTGCGGGTCCCCGGAGCTGTCGGCACGGTGGAGGTGGTGGCCGACCTGCGCACTGGGCAGGTGCTCACCTCCACCCGTGTGCCCGCTCCGCAGGAAGGCACCAACCACCGCCGCATCAGCTGGCTGGTCAAGCAGCTCGCCGATGCCCCTGCGGATCTACTGGTCGAGGCGGGGTTTGATGGCGCTGCTCCGCCGACCTGTGAGCAACTGCAGCTCGTCAGAACCGACGCTGCCTGCCTCGCACCCACGACACGGGTCGCGCTGTCGTCCTTCCAACTGACCCGCAGCGTCCCGATGGGGACCAAGCGGTCCGGAGTGCGGGGGGCGTTCATCCCCAGCGTGATCTCGGCCGTCGAGGACTTCTACGGCTACGTCGTGCAACCCATCAGGCCGTGGGTGGCCAAAGCACCTCGCCTTCCCGACGACGTGGTGGAAGACGACTCTGCGGACGCCGCGGCCACCGAGCTGGAACCCGCAGGCGGTGACCGACCTTGA
- a CDS encoding fibronectin type III domain-containing protein, with the protein MRFTSPSRRALGLLAVSTIGMSTAVLGVSGVASAEPLPTLEAGDQFSSDDVSSFQVGAGVCSITWTVTGAMGGYATGDVKGAYGGEVTADLDAEAGEVYSLYPGESGGHGSYDVDSDTATAGAGGGSGWSDGGAGGTVDGSEAGGGGGAGSVVTLMTGADEDAVIGAFGGDGGGGELGGSGEGDETNFLLDVESATASTSVGPGYITASANECAVSYAPYLNYVTAGDGSVTVVFVAPQNDNGIEVTGYEVTVDGGLTWAPLAVTDEEGTLSGTVTGLTNETEYNVGVRAVSGADGSVKGDASDFQTATPYEPLAAPAITSLTTGPSQVTLTWTAPSGDVSGYDVGYGTGRSGNGGVCATDQPTVLTCTFALPASSGYTVGVTALDDEGRRGLSAVQEAVTVPAPAVPSSVPTKDDGDIVGPAGPITAVTAGQTLTVQGQGFALYSTVRLSLFSTPIDLGTVDTDDTGFFRTQITLPANLTNGTHTLVATGINPDFTTRNLVITVTVSGGVVTSATLANTGVDTAVPLAGGALAVLAGMGLLVGARRRSTV; encoded by the coding sequence ATGCGTTTCACGTCCCCGTCCCGCCGTGCGCTCGGCCTGCTGGCCGTGTCCACGATCGGGATGTCCACCGCTGTCCTCGGCGTCTCCGGGGTTGCCTCGGCTGAGCCCCTGCCCACCCTCGAGGCCGGAGACCAGTTCTCCTCCGACGACGTGAGCTCCTTCCAGGTCGGGGCCGGGGTCTGCTCCATCACCTGGACCGTGACCGGTGCGATGGGCGGATACGCCACCGGAGACGTCAAGGGGGCCTACGGCGGCGAGGTGACCGCCGACCTGGATGCCGAGGCAGGAGAGGTCTACTCCCTCTACCCCGGGGAGTCCGGGGGCCACGGCAGCTACGACGTCGACAGCGACACCGCGACGGCCGGTGCTGGCGGCGGCAGCGGCTGGTCCGACGGTGGCGCGGGCGGGACTGTCGACGGGAGCGAGGCGGGTGGCGGCGGGGGAGCCGGCTCGGTCGTGACCCTCATGACGGGTGCGGACGAGGACGCGGTCATCGGCGCCTTCGGTGGCGATGGCGGCGGCGGTGAGCTCGGCGGCAGCGGCGAGGGCGACGAGACGAACTTCCTGCTCGACGTCGAGTCGGCCACGGCGTCGACCTCCGTCGGTCCTGGCTACATCACCGCCAGTGCGAACGAGTGCGCGGTGTCCTACGCCCCGTATCTCAACTACGTCACCGCAGGCGACGGCTCGGTGACCGTCGTCTTCGTGGCTCCGCAGAACGACAACGGCATCGAGGTCACCGGCTACGAGGTCACCGTCGACGGCGGACTCACCTGGGCACCCCTGGCCGTGACCGACGAGGAGGGCACCCTCTCCGGGACCGTCACCGGCCTGACCAACGAGACCGAGTACAACGTCGGCGTCCGTGCGGTCAGCGGTGCCGACGGGTCGGTGAAGGGCGACGCCAGCGACTTCCAGACGGCCACCCCGTACGAGCCCCTCGCCGCCCCGGCGATCACCTCGCTCACCACCGGGCCCTCGCAGGTCACCCTGACCTGGACCGCGCCGTCCGGCGACGTGAGCGGCTACGACGTGGGCTACGGCACCGGCCGCAGCGGCAACGGCGGCGTCTGTGCGACCGACCAGCCGACCGTGCTGACCTGCACCTTCGCTCTGCCCGCCAGCTCGGGCTACACCGTCGGCGTCACCGCGCTCGACGACGAGGGTCGCCGCGGCCTCTCCGCCGTCCAGGAGGCCGTCACCGTCCCCGCCCCGGCCGTCCCGTCCTCGGTCCCGACCAAGGACGACGGCGACATCGTCGGCCCGGCCGGCCCCATCACCGCGGTCACCGCCGGCCAGACGCTGACCGTCCAGGGCCAGGGCTTCGCGCTGTACTCCACGGTGCGGCTGAGCCTCTTCTCCACCCCGATCGACCTGGGCACCGTCGACACCGATGACACCGGGTTCTTCCGCACCCAGATCACGCTGCCGGCGAACCTGACCAACGGCACCCACACCCTGGTCGCCACCGGGATCAACCCCGACTTCACCACCCGGAACCTGGTCATCACGGTGACCGTGTCCGGTGGGGTCGTCACCAGCGCGACGCTGGCCAACACCGGCGTCGACACCGCCGTCCCGCTGGCCGGTGGCGCCCTCGCGGTGCTCGCCGGCATGGGGCTGCTGGTCGGCGCCCGCCGCCGCAGCACCGTCTGA
- a CDS encoding TerD family protein, which yields MSVSLSKGGNVSLTKEAPGLTAALVGLGWDARTTSGNAFDLDASALLVDAGGRVLSDAHFVFFNNLTSPDGSVTHTGDNLTGEGDGDDEALTVALPVVPAAVDKIVFAVSIYDADGRGQSFGQVRNAYIRVVNQADGAEIARYDLSEDASTETAMIFGEIYRHSGDWKFRAVGQGYTSGLGGIARDFGVNVG from the coding sequence ATGAGTGTGAGCCTCAGCAAGGGCGGCAACGTCTCGTTGACCAAGGAGGCGCCCGGTCTGACCGCGGCCCTCGTCGGCCTGGGATGGGATGCCAGGACGACGTCAGGGAACGCTTTCGACCTGGATGCTTCAGCGCTGTTGGTCGACGCCGGCGGAAGGGTGTTGAGCGACGCGCACTTCGTCTTCTTCAACAACCTCACGTCGCCGGACGGGTCGGTGACCCACACGGGAGACAACTTGACCGGTGAGGGTGACGGTGACGACGAGGCGCTGACGGTCGCCCTGCCCGTCGTGCCCGCAGCTGTCGACAAGATCGTGTTCGCAGTGTCGATCTACGACGCCGATGGGCGAGGCCAGTCTTTCGGTCAGGTGCGCAATGCCTACATCCGAGTGGTGAATCAGGCCGACGGCGCGGAGATCGCCCGTTACGACCTGTCCGAGGATGCATCCACCGAGACCGCCATGATCTTCGGTGAGATCTACCGGCACTCCGGTGATTGGAAGTTCCGCGCTGTCGGCCAGGGCTACACCTCGGGTCTGGGCGGCATCGCCCGGGACTTCGGGGTCAACGTCGGCTGA
- a CDS encoding acetyl-CoA C-acetyltransferase, producing the protein MTRPDTRSAAIVGGNRIPFARSNSAYARASNQDMLTATLDGLVARFGLQDETVGEVVAGAVLKHSRDFNLTRESVLGSRLSAATPAYDVQQACGTGLEAAVLVANKIALGQIESGIAGGVDTTSDAPLAVNEDLRHALIALNNAKTLPQRLKAISAIRPGQLAPDIPRNVEPRTGLSMGEHAAITAKEWAVTRESQDELTVASHQHLAAAYDRGFFDDLMTPFLGLTRDQNLRPESSLEKLATLKPVFGKGEGATMTAANSTPLTDGASVVLLASDEWAASKGLPVLAHLVDAQTAAVDYVHGGEGLLMAPAYAMPVMLARNGLTLQDFDLYEIHEAFASTVLSTMAAWEDPAFCRDKLGLDAPLGSIDRSKLNVNGSSLAAGHPFAATGGRIVASLAKALHEMGPGKRGLISICAAGGQGVVAVLES; encoded by the coding sequence GTGACCCGCCCTGACACCCGCTCGGCCGCGATCGTCGGCGGGAACCGCATCCCCTTCGCCCGCTCCAACTCCGCCTACGCCCGGGCGTCCAACCAGGACATGCTCACCGCGACCCTCGACGGACTGGTCGCCCGCTTCGGGCTGCAGGACGAGACGGTCGGCGAGGTCGTGGCCGGCGCCGTCCTCAAGCACTCGCGCGACTTCAACCTGACCCGCGAGTCCGTGCTCGGCTCCCGGCTGTCGGCCGCGACCCCTGCCTACGACGTCCAGCAGGCGTGCGGCACCGGTCTGGAGGCCGCCGTGCTGGTGGCCAACAAGATCGCCCTGGGCCAGATCGAGTCCGGCATCGCCGGCGGGGTGGACACCACCTCCGACGCTCCCCTCGCGGTGAACGAGGACCTGCGGCACGCGCTCATCGCGCTCAACAACGCGAAGACCCTCCCGCAGCGGCTCAAGGCCATCTCGGCGATCCGGCCGGGCCAGCTCGCTCCCGACATCCCGCGCAACGTCGAGCCGCGCACCGGGCTGTCGATGGGCGAGCACGCCGCGATCACGGCGAAGGAGTGGGCCGTCACCCGGGAGTCCCAGGACGAGCTCACCGTCGCCAGCCACCAGCACCTGGCCGCCGCCTACGACCGCGGCTTCTTCGACGACCTGATGACGCCGTTCCTCGGCCTCACCCGCGACCAGAACCTGCGGCCGGAGTCCTCGCTGGAGAAGCTGGCCACCCTGAAGCCGGTCTTCGGCAAGGGCGAGGGCGCCACCATGACGGCGGCCAACTCCACCCCGCTGACCGACGGGGCCTCGGTGGTGCTGCTGGCCAGCGACGAGTGGGCCGCGTCGAAGGGCCTGCCGGTGCTCGCGCACCTCGTCGATGCGCAGACCGCGGCCGTGGACTACGTGCACGGCGGCGAGGGCCTGCTCATGGCCCCGGCCTACGCGATGCCGGTGATGCTGGCCCGCAACGGCCTGACCCTGCAGGACTTCGACCTGTACGAGATCCACGAGGCGTTCGCCTCCACCGTGCTGTCCACCATGGCGGCCTGGGAGGACCCGGCGTTCTGCCGGGACAAGCTGGGCCTGGACGCCCCGCTGGGCTCCATCGACCGCAGCAAGCTCAACGTCAACGGCTCCTCGCTCGCCGCCGGCCACCCGTTCGCCGCCACCGGCGGTCGCATCGTGGCCTCGCTGGCCAAGGCGCTGCACGAGATGGGCCCGGGCAAGCGCGGGCTGATCTCGATCTGCGCCGCCGGCGGCCAGGGCGTCGTCGCCGTCCTCGAGTCCTGA
- a CDS encoding TerC family protein translates to MELPVWFEIGTFVGLTVLLLADLAIVARRPHEPSVREASIWVTFYIALALLFGLVLLVVTNGDFATQFYAGWLTEYSLSVDNLFVFVIIMARFKVPRKLQQEVLMVGIIIALVLRGIFILLGAAVIERFTWVFYIFGAFLVYTAINLIRGSGEDEDYEENALIRRLKKVLPMTADFHGNKIRVEKGGKKLFTPMIVVFLALGTTDLLFALDSIPAIFGLTREAFIVFTANVFALMGLRQLYFLLGGLLKRLVYLSYGLAVILAFIGVKLILEAVHDNSLPFINGGEPIEAVPEIPIWLSLAVILGVLVIATVASLLKTRGQLPPPADGDATPQERPTSKPGLSETSLQPGEQETTGR, encoded by the coding sequence GTGGAGCTCCCGGTCTGGTTCGAGATCGGCACGTTCGTGGGACTCACCGTCCTGCTGCTGGCCGACCTCGCCATCGTTGCCCGTCGTCCGCACGAACCCTCGGTGCGGGAGGCCAGCATCTGGGTGACGTTCTACATCGCCCTGGCCCTGCTGTTCGGCCTGGTGCTGCTGGTGGTCACCAACGGGGACTTCGCGACCCAGTTCTACGCGGGCTGGCTCACCGAGTACTCGCTGTCGGTGGACAACCTCTTCGTATTCGTGATCATCATGGCCCGCTTCAAGGTGCCCAGGAAGCTGCAGCAAGAGGTCCTGATGGTCGGGATCATCATCGCCCTGGTGCTGCGCGGGATCTTCATCCTGCTCGGCGCCGCGGTGATCGAGCGGTTCACCTGGGTCTTCTACATCTTCGGCGCGTTCCTGGTCTACACCGCCATCAACCTGATCCGTGGAAGTGGCGAGGACGAGGACTACGAGGAGAACGCCCTCATCCGGCGGCTGAAGAAGGTCCTGCCGATGACGGCGGACTTCCACGGCAACAAGATCCGGGTGGAGAAGGGCGGCAAGAAGCTCTTCACCCCGATGATCGTGGTCTTCCTCGCGCTGGGGACGACGGACCTGCTCTTCGCGCTGGACTCCATCCCGGCCATCTTCGGGCTGACCCGCGAGGCGTTCATCGTCTTCACCGCCAACGTCTTCGCCCTCATGGGCCTGCGGCAGCTGTACTTCCTGCTCGGCGGGCTGCTCAAGCGGCTGGTCTACCTCTCCTACGGCCTCGCGGTGATCCTGGCCTTCATCGGCGTCAAGCTGATCCTCGAGGCTGTGCATGACAACTCGCTGCCGTTCATCAACGGCGGGGAGCCGATCGAGGCGGTCCCGGAGATCCCGATCTGGCTGTCGCTGGCGGTCATCCTCGGCGTGCTGGTGATCGCCACCGTCGCTTCGCTGCTCAAGACCCGCGGCCAGCTCCCCCCGCCCGCAGATGGCGACGCCACGCCTCAGGAGCGGCCGACCAGCAAGCCCGGTCTGTCCGAGACGAGCCTCCAGCCGGGTGAGCAGGAGACCACCGGCCGGTGA
- a CDS encoding glycosyltransferase family 1 protein, translated as MRVALVSETFSPAVNGVVTSVLRAADHLALRGHEPVVIAPSGSSYESRCGARVEVHPVRAVRLPGYRELPLAAPTAEVGALLDRLRPDVVHLASPAVLGSAAARAAQVRDIPAVAVFQTDLAAYAGRYRLPGGAATAWRWLRAVHDRAALTLVPSTPTMAMLRRHGIGPLALWARGVDLEQFAPGRRSPALRASLAPDGELLVGTVARLAVEKRLHLLGPLSELPGVRLVVVGDGPQRRALQRALPRAVFAGRVVGAELGELVSSLDLLVHPGADETFCQAVQEALAAGVPALVAASGGPLDLVRHGENGWLWAGDDPQVLAAQVAGLRDDRLSLRVAAARARPSVAHRTWGRLGDELIGHYERVLGVPAVRSLSA; from the coding sequence ATGCGGGTGGCCCTGGTGTCCGAGACCTTCAGCCCAGCGGTGAACGGCGTGGTCACGTCGGTGCTGCGCGCCGCCGACCACCTGGCGCTGCGTGGCCACGAACCGGTGGTGATCGCGCCGTCCGGGTCCTCCTACGAGTCCCGCTGCGGTGCGCGGGTGGAGGTGCACCCGGTGCGGGCGGTCCGTCTGCCCGGGTACCGGGAGCTGCCGCTGGCCGCGCCGACCGCCGAGGTCGGCGCGCTGCTGGACCGGCTGCGCCCGGACGTCGTCCACCTGGCCTCTCCCGCCGTGCTCGGCTCAGCCGCTGCGCGCGCCGCCCAGGTCCGGGACATCCCGGCGGTCGCGGTGTTCCAGACCGACCTGGCCGCCTACGCCGGGCGCTACCGGCTCCCGGGCGGCGCGGCGACGGCGTGGCGGTGGCTGCGTGCGGTCCACGACCGGGCGGCGCTGACGCTGGTGCCCTCGACCCCGACGATGGCGATGCTGCGCCGACACGGCATCGGTCCGCTCGCGCTGTGGGCTCGCGGGGTCGACCTCGAGCAGTTCGCCCCCGGCCGCCGGTCCCCGGCGTTACGCGCCTCGCTGGCCCCGGACGGCGAACTGCTGGTGGGCACGGTCGCTCGGCTGGCGGTGGAGAAGCGGCTGCACCTGCTCGGCCCGTTGTCCGAGCTGCCCGGGGTGCGCCTGGTGGTGGTCGGCGACGGCCCGCAGCGCCGGGCCCTGCAGCGCGCGCTCCCCCGGGCGGTGTTCGCCGGCCGGGTGGTGGGCGCCGAGCTCGGCGAGCTGGTGTCCTCGCTGGACCTGCTCGTGCACCCGGGCGCGGACGAGACCTTCTGCCAGGCCGTGCAGGAGGCCCTCGCCGCCGGAGTCCCGGCACTGGTCGCTGCATCGGGCGGGCCGCTGGACCTCGTGCGGCACGGCGAGAACGGCTGGCTCTGGGCCGGCGACGACCCGCAGGTGCTGGCCGCTCAGGTCGCCGGCCTGCGCGACGACCGGCTCTCGCTGCGGGTGGCTGCCGCCCGGGCCCGCCCGTCGGTCGCGCACCGCACCTGGGGTCGGCTGGGCGACGAGCTGATCGGTCACTACGAGCGGGTGCTCGGCGTCCCCGCCGTCCGCTCGCTCAGTGCCTGA
- a CDS encoding 3-oxoacyl-ACP reductase, with the protein MSDWYRDFANSGVGTTVTKQLGLPRPAVLRRHTPGDPLLPGPAVVGSAGEGRLRAELTSLLTEAGVTVLSPAADTEKLSAVLLDATGVTGPADLASAHDFLAPALKRLRPNGRVLVLGDPPSETASPAQSAARQALDGLVRSIGKELRAGATANLVYVPLGAEASIASPVRFFLSGRSAYVDGQVVTVSAAQLPPAEDVARPLAGKVAVVTGAARGIGAAIARTIARDGAHVVAVDVPAAGQALADVANEVGGTALQLDITAPDAARRLVEHLRERHGGVDVVVHNAGITRDKLLVNMDTARWNSVMAVNLQAQLDITQALLDADGVLRDGFRVVCVSSTSGIAGNRGQTNYAASKAGIIGMVRAWAPEFASRGGAINAVAPGFIVTEMTAKMPFGTREVGSRINSMQQGGLPVDVAETIAWLSQPGSGGVNGQTVRVCGQSMLGA; encoded by the coding sequence ATGAGCGACTGGTACCGCGACTTCGCGAACTCCGGTGTCGGCACGACCGTCACCAAGCAGCTCGGCCTGCCCCGCCCGGCCGTGCTGCGCCGGCACACCCCCGGCGACCCGCTGCTGCCCGGTCCCGCCGTCGTCGGCTCGGCCGGTGAGGGGCGCCTCCGCGCGGAGCTGACCTCGCTGCTGACCGAGGCCGGGGTGACCGTGCTGTCCCCGGCCGCCGACACCGAGAAGCTGTCGGCGGTGCTGCTCGACGCCACCGGCGTCACCGGCCCGGCCGACCTGGCCAGCGCGCACGACTTCCTGGCCCCGGCCCTCAAGCGGCTGCGCCCCAATGGCCGGGTGCTCGTGCTGGGCGACCCACCGTCGGAGACCGCCTCCCCGGCGCAGTCCGCGGCCCGGCAGGCCCTCGACGGCCTGGTCCGCTCGATCGGCAAGGAGCTGCGTGCCGGGGCGACCGCGAACCTGGTCTACGTGCCCCTCGGCGCCGAGGCCTCCATCGCCAGCCCCGTGCGCTTCTTCCTCTCCGGCCGGTCGGCCTACGTCGACGGTCAGGTCGTCACCGTGTCGGCGGCCCAGTTGCCCCCGGCCGAGGACGTCGCCCGCCCGCTGGCCGGCAAGGTCGCCGTCGTCACCGGTGCCGCGCGCGGCATCGGTGCGGCCATCGCGCGCACCATCGCCCGGGACGGCGCCCACGTGGTCGCCGTCGACGTCCCGGCCGCCGGACAGGCACTCGCCGACGTCGCCAACGAGGTCGGCGGGACGGCGCTGCAGCTCGACATCACCGCCCCCGACGCGGCTCGGCGCCTGGTCGAGCACCTACGGGAACGGCACGGCGGGGTCGACGTCGTCGTGCACAACGCCGGCATCACCCGGGACAAGCTGCTGGTCAACATGGACACGGCACGCTGGAACTCGGTGATGGCGGTCAACCTGCAGGCCCAGCTGGACATCACCCAGGCACTCCTGGACGCCGACGGCGTGCTGCGTGACGGGTTCCGGGTCGTGTGCGTCAGCTCGACCAGCGGCATCGCCGGCAACCGCGGGCAGACCAACTACGCCGCGTCCAAGGCCGGGATCATCGGCATGGTGCGCGCCTGGGCCCCGGAGTTCGCCTCGCGCGGTGGGGCGATCAACGCCGTGGCGCCGGGGTTCATCGTCACCGAGATGACGGCGAAGATGCCCTTCGGGACCCGCGAGGTGGGCTCCCGGATCAACTCGATGCAGCAGGGTGGGCTGCCGGTGGACGTCGCCGAGACGATCGCCTGGCTCTCCCAGCCGGGGTCCGGCGGGGTCAACGGCCAGACCGTGCGGGTCTGCGGCCAGTCGATGTTGGGCGCCTGA
- a CDS encoding TerD family protein: protein MAVSLSKGGNVSLTKEAPGLRAVTVGLGWDARTTDGKAFDLDASAIGCRPDGKVASDEHFVFFNNLRSPDGAIEHTGDNVTGEGAGDDEQIKVDLAGAPADLDRVVFPVSIYEAESRGQSFGQVRNAFIRVINQADNAEIARYDLSEDASTETAMVFGELYRNGSEWKFRAVGQGYSTGLGGIAADFGVNV, encoded by the coding sequence GTGGCAGTCAGCTTGAGCAAGGGTGGCAACGTCTCTCTGACCAAGGAGGCCCCCGGCCTCCGTGCGGTGACGGTCGGTCTCGGCTGGGACGCCAGGACCACCGACGGCAAGGCCTTCGACCTCGACGCCTCTGCCATCGGGTGCCGACCCGACGGCAAGGTCGCCTCTGACGAGCACTTCGTGTTCTTCAACAACCTGCGGAGCCCCGACGGAGCCATCGAGCACACCGGGGACAACGTCACTGGCGAAGGTGCCGGTGACGACGAGCAGATCAAGGTCGATCTCGCCGGCGCTCCGGCAGACCTCGACCGAGTGGTCTTCCCCGTGTCGATCTACGAGGCCGAGAGTCGTGGGCAGAGCTTTGGTCAGGTCCGCAACGCCTTCATCCGGGTGATCAACCAGGCTGACAACGCTGAGATCGCCCGATACGACCTCTCGGAGGACGCCTCCACCGAGACCGCCATGGTGTTCGGGGAGCTCTACCGCAACGGATCGGAGTGGAAGTTCCGGGCCGTTGGCCAGGGCTACTCCACCGGACTCGGCGGCATCGCCGCCGACTTCGGCGTCAACGTCTGA